The genomic stretch GCGCTGGTCGCCCGCTTTGACAGGCAAGGAATAACGATAGTGTTCAGGCATGGCTATGTCAGAGTCTCTTATGGATATACCAACAGTATTGGGGCATATCACTGATACGCAATGTCTTTATTATCCTCGATCGTTTTACATAAGCAAATCGTAACCGCACGGCAGGACTAAACGCCCCCAAAACGGGGGCGGAGAGGGCTTAACGCGTTGAAGGTAACAGTGTCTGCGTAGACGGAGGAGAGAAGAAAACGTCCCCAAACAGCGCGGTGGAGATTTTACGCACCCCGAGCCCGGCAAGGGTACAGATCAGCAGGCTGACAAACGGGTAGATCAGAATTAAGGACAGCTCGGCCCAGACTGGCCAGTACGCGGCATTCATCTCGCCGATCAGGAACAGGCTAAAGGCCTCAATTAAGATGCGGTGGGTGGTATAAATTGCAATGGTATTGGAGCCAATCACGTTCAGCAGATTGTTCGGGTGAACGGCATAGCGCTGCTCAAGGCTGTAGAACAGCTTCATGATCAGCACAATCGACAGCAATGAGAGCAGCAGCGGAACGTTAGCAAACCACAGCGCCACTGAGACAGCGGCGAAAGCCCCGGTTGCCAGCCAGATGCGGCGCAGGTTGACGCTTTTCATCCACGCCATCAGCTCTGCGCCATACCACGCCCCGAGGCTGTAGTAGATCATGTTGCGCACCACGCTGTTCATCCCCCACCACGGCAGCGGCAGGAAGTTGATCGCGATGCTCGCCAGCGCCAGCAGTCCCAGAACCGGCAGCTTCCAGCGGCTCAGCAGTTTACACAGCGTGAAGTAGACCACCAGGGCATACAGATACCACAGGCTGGTGCTGGCGGTGATCATCCCCAGTACAAACCCTGAGAGCGAGTCGGCGTAGGCCGCGTTCGACGCGGTGGCAAGCTCACGCCCGGGTGCCAGCCAGGCGTTCAGGTGGGTCAGCGCCTGCCATTGCAGGACGCCCCACAGCGCCAGGACCCAGACAATGCTCCAGATCCGTTTGTCGAGACTGGTTCGCCAGTCAACTTCGTCAATATAACGACGGATCAGATAGCCGGAAATAAAGAAGAAGACCGGCATACGAAACGGTGCGAGATAGAGGTTAAAATAGACCCAGCATTTGGCGAGAAGGCCGGAGAGCGGGTGTTGCAGCCCGATCAGATGCGGATAAAACGTGATAACCGAATGATAGATAACCACCAGGCAGATACACAGCCCTTTTATCTGGTTAATCCATAATGCTTTTTGCTTCATTGTTCGCCACTACCTTATTGCCATAAACGAACGAGCAATTGTTGTAAAACGAAGCCGGGATGTAATGGGTAACAGTCTGTATCCGGCGGTTTTTCGGAAAAGGTGGAGGTTGCGAGGTGAGTATTCAGACAATAGCATCCTGATTTATCTGAATTTTTCGGAAAAATGATTACCAAAGCTTACGGTTTCAGTCATTTACGCTTAACGGATTCGCTTATATACTCGTGGGTCTGCTATCAGCAAACAGACGGATTTCATGTATCAACCTGTCGCACTCTTCATAGGCTTACGTTACATGCGTGGGCGCGCCGCGGACCGCTTCGGTCGCTTTGTCTCCTGGCTTTCGACTATTGGCATTACGCTTGGCGTGATGGCACTGGTGACGGTGCTTTCCGTCATGAATGGCTTCGAACGCGAGCTGCAAAACAACATCCTGGGGCTGATGCCGCAGGCCGTTCTCTCATCATCCAACGGTTCGGTTAACCCGCAACAGCTGCCGGAAAGCGCGGCGAAGTTACAGGGCGTCACGCGCGTCGCGCCGTTGACGACCGGCGACGTGGTGCTGCAAAGCGCCCGCAGCGTGGCGGTCGGCGTGATGCTGGGTATTGACCCGGCGCAAAACGATCCGCTGACGCCGTATCTGGTTAACGTGAAGCAGACCGATCTGGAAGCCGGAAAATACAACGTGATTCTGGGTGAACAGCTTGCCGGACAGCTTGGCGTCAACCGTGGCGATCAGCTGCGCGTGATGGTGCCTTCTGCCAGCCAGTTTACGCCGATGGGGCGCCTGCCAAGCCAGCGCCTGTTTAACGTGATTGGTACCTTTGCCGCCAACAGCGAAGTCGATGGCTATCAGATGCTGGTGAACATTCAGGACGCGTCGCGCCTGATGCGCTACCCGGCAGGAAATATCACCGGCTGGCGCCTGTGGCTCGACGCGCCGCTGAAGGTCGATACCCTCAGCCAGCAAAAACTGCCGGACGGCACTAAATGGCAGGACTGGCGCGAGCGTAAAGGCGAACTGTTCCAGGCTGTGCGGATGGAAAAAAACATGATGGGGCTGCTGCTGAGCCTGATCGTGGCCGTGGCCGCCTTTAACATCATCACCTCGCTGGGCCTGATGGTGATGGAGAAGCAGGGCGAAGTCGCTATTCTGCAAACCCAGGGGCTCACGCCGCGCCAGATCATGGCGGTGTTTATGGTGCAGGGGGCCAGCGCAGGCATCATCGGCGCGCTGCTCGGCGCCGTGCTGGGGGTCTTGCTTGCCAGCCAGCTTAATAACTTAATGCCGATCATCGGCGCGCTGCTCGACGGCGCGGCGCTGCCGGTGGCTATTGAGCCGCTGCAGGTGGTCGGTATTGCGCTGGCCGCGATGGCCATTGCGCTGCTTTCTACGCTTTATCCTTCCTGGCGCGCTGCCGCCACTCAACCCGCTGAGGCTTTACGTTATGAATAAGATCCTGTTGCAATGCGACAACCTGTCCAAACGCTATCAGGAAGGCACTGTGCAAACCGACGTGCTGCACAATGTGAGTTTTAGCGTGGGTGAAGGCGAGATGATGGCGATTGTCGGCAGCTCCGGCTCGGGCAAAAGTACGCTGCTGCATCTGCTGGGCGGACTGGATACGCCAACCGAGGGCGACGTGATCTTCTCCGGCCAGCCGATGAGCAAAATGTCCTCCGCGGCGAAGGCCGAGCTGCGCAACCGCGAGCTGGGCTTTATTTACCAGTTCCACCACCTGCTGCCGGATTTCACGGCGCTGGAAAACGTCGCGATGCCGCTGCTGATTGGTAAAAAGAAACCGGCAGAAATTAACGCCCGCGCCAGCGACATGCTGAAAGCGGTAGGCCTGGGCCATCGCGGTAACCATCGTCCCTCCGAGCTTTCCGGCGGCGAGCGCCAGCGCGTGGCGATTGCCCGTGCGCTGGTCAACAACCCGCGTCTGGTGCTGGCGGATGAGCCTACCGGTAACCTGGATGCTCGCAATGCGGACAGTATTTTCCAGCTTCTGGGCGAGCTGAACGCCTCGCAGGGCACCGCGTTTCTGGTCGTAACCCACGATCTGCAGCTGGCAAAACGCATGGGGCGTCAGCTTGAGATGCGCGACGGCCATCTGAACGCGGAACTGACCCTGATGGGAGCTGAGTAATGGCGTCACCGTTATCGTTACTTATTGGGTTACGCTTTAGCCGCGGCCGCCGTCGCGGCGGCATGGTGTCGCTGATCTCCGTCATCTCGACCATCGGTATTGCGCTGGGCGTGGCGGTGCTGATTGTCGGCTTGAGCGCCATGAACGGCTTTGAGCGCGAGCTGAATAACCGCATTCTGGCGGTTGTGCCGCACGGGGAGATTGAGCCGGTTAACCAGCCGTGGACGAACTGGAGCGATGCGCTCGCCAAAGTCGAAAAGGTGCCGGGCATTGCCGCGGCCGCGCCCTACATCAACTTTACCGGGCTGGTGGAGAGCGGGGTAAACCTGCGCGCCATTCAGGTAAAAGGGGTCAACCCCGCCCAGGAAGCGCGTCTCAGCGCGCTGCCAAACTATGTGCAGAACGGCGCGTGGGCCAACTTTAAGGCCGGCGAGCAGCAGATCATCATGGGTAAAGGCGTGGCCGATGCCCTGAAGGTGAAGCAGGGCGACTGGGTATCGATCATGATCCCCAACGCCAGCGCCGACCACAAACTGCAGCAGCCTAAGCGCGTGCGCCTGCACGTCACCGGTATTCTTCAGCTGAGCGGTCAGCTCGATCACAGCTTTGCGATGGTGCCGATGGAGGATGCGCGCCAGTATCTCGATATGGGCGACAGCGTGACGGGCATTGCTATTAAGGTCAACGACGTCTTTAACGCCAACAAGCTGGTCCGCGACGCGGGCTTGGTGACCAATAACTATGTCCACATCAAAAGCTGGATCGGCACTTACGGGTATATGTACCGTGATATCCAGATGATCCGCGCCATTATGTATCTGGCGATGGTGCTGGTGATTGGTGTAGCGTGCTTTAATATCGTCTCGACGCTGGTGATGGCGGTCAAGGATAAGAGCGGTGATATCGCCGTGCTTCGTACCCTCGGGGCGAAAGACGGCCTTATTCGCGCCATCTTCGTCTGGTACGGTTTGCTGGCGGGGCTGTTCGGCAGCCTGTGCGGCGTGGTGATTGGCGTGGTGGTTTCCCTGCAGCTGACGCCGATTATCAACGGAATTGAAAAGCTTATCGGCCACCAGTTCCTGTCGGGTGATATCTATTTTATTGACTTCCTGCCGTCTGAACTGCACTGGCTGGATGTTTTTTATGTGCTGGTTACAGCACTTTTACTGAGTCTGCTGGCAAGCTGGTATCCGGCGCGTCGCGCAAGCCGAATTGATCCGGCGAGGGTATTAAGTGGCCAGTAATTACGTCATGATCTAGCGGCTTTCGGGCCGCCAGGTTAAAAGAGGAATGCGTTATGTATTACGGATTTGATATTGGCGGCACCAAGATTGCGCTCGGCGTGTTTGATAAAGACCTCAGGCTGCAGTGGGAAACCCGCGTTCCCACGCCGCGCGAAAGTTACGACGAATTTTTAACCGCGATTGCCGCGCTGGTGGCGCAGGCCGATGAACGCTTTGGCGTCAAAGGCAGCGTCGGCATCGGCATTCCGGGGATGCCCGAAACCGACGACGGCACGCTGTATGCCGCCAACGTGCCTGCCGCCAGCGGTAAACCGCTCCGCGCCGATCTCTCTGCTCTCCTTGAACGCGACGTGCGTTTAGACAATGATGCTAACTGCTTTGCGCTCTCCGAAGCCTGGGACGATGAGTTCCGTCAGTATCCGCTGGTAATGGGGCTGATCCTCGGTACCGGCGTCGGCGGGGGGATTGTGATCAGCGGGAAGCCCATCACCGGGCGCAGCTACATCACCGGCGAGTTTGGCCATATCCGTCTGTCGGTGGACGCGCTGGAAGTGGTGGGGCGTGATTTCCCGCTGACCCGCTGCGGCTGCGGCCAGCACGGCTGCATCGAGAACTATCTCTCCGGCCGCGGGTTTGCATGGCTTTACGAACACTTCTATCATCAGAAACTTGAGGCCCCTCAAATCATTACCCTGTGGGAGCAAGGGGATGCGCAGGCGCGTGAGCACGTCGAGCGCTATCTGGATCTGCTGGCGGTGTGTCTGGGAAATATTCTCACCATCGTCGACCCGGATCTGCTTGTGATCGGGGGAGGGCTTTCAAACTTTACCGCGATTACGGAACGGTTGTCCGGGCGTTTGCCCCGACACTTATTGCCGGTTGCCCGCGTGCCGCGTATTGAACGCGCGCGACACGGGGACGCAGGAGGCATGCGCGGAGCCGCATTCCTTCATCTCACCGATTAGTTTACGAGGTTTCTATGCTGTCGCGTCGCCAGGGTCGACTCAGCCGTTTTCGCAAAAACAAACGCCGCTTGCGTGAGCGCTTGCGCCAGCGGATCTTTTTCAGAGACAGAATGATGCCAGAAGCAATGGATAAACCCAGAGTGGTGGTGCTGACCGGGGCGGGGATCTCCGCTGAGTCAGGCATTCGAACCTTTCGCGCGGCGGACGGGCTGTGGGAAGAGCACCGCGTGGAGGATGTCGCCACGCCGGAAGGCTTTGCCCGCGACCCGGATCTCGTCCAGGCGTTTTATAACGCCCGCCGTCGTCAGCTTCAGCAGCCTGACGTTGCGCCGAATGCGGCGCATCTGGCGCTGGCGAAGCTGGAAGAGGCGCTGGGCGATCGTTTTCTGCTGGTAACGCAGAATATCGACAACCTGCACGAACGGGCCGGTAACAAGAACATCATCCACATGCACGGCGAGCTGCTCAAGGTTCGCTGCGCCTGGAGCGGTCAGGTGCTGGACTGGCAAGAAGACGTGCTGCCAGAGGATAAGTGCCACTGCTGCCAGTTCCCGTCGCGCCTGCGTCCGCACGTGGTCTGGTTCGGTGAAATGCCGCTGGGAATGGATGAGATCTACAGCGCGCTGGCGATGGCAGACGTGTTTATCGCCATCGGCACATCCGGTCATGTTTATCCGGCGGCGGGCTTTGTCCACGAAGCGCGACTGCACGGTGCGCATACGGTAGAACTCAATCTTGAGCCAAGCCAGGTGGGCAGCGAGTTTGAAGAGAAACACTACGGTCTGGCAAGCACGGTCGTCCCGGAGTTTGTCGACAAGCTGCTGAAAGGGCTGTAACGGC from Enterobacter dykesii encodes the following:
- the cobB gene encoding Sir2 family NAD+-dependent deacetylase — protein: MLSRRQGRLSRFRKNKRRLRERLRQRIFFRDRMMPEAMDKPRVVVLTGAGISAESGIRTFRAADGLWEEHRVEDVATPEGFARDPDLVQAFYNARRRQLQQPDVAPNAAHLALAKLEEALGDRFLLVTQNIDNLHERAGNKNIIHMHGELLKVRCAWSGQVLDWQEDVLPEDKCHCCQFPSRLRPHVVWFGEMPLGMDEIYSALAMADVFIAIGTSGHVYPAAGFVHEARLHGAHTVELNLEPSQVGSEFEEKHYGLASTVVPEFVDKLLKGL
- the lolC gene encoding lipoprotein-releasing ABC transporter permease subunit LolC → MYQPVALFIGLRYMRGRAADRFGRFVSWLSTIGITLGVMALVTVLSVMNGFERELQNNILGLMPQAVLSSSNGSVNPQQLPESAAKLQGVTRVAPLTTGDVVLQSARSVAVGVMLGIDPAQNDPLTPYLVNVKQTDLEAGKYNVILGEQLAGQLGVNRGDQLRVMVPSASQFTPMGRLPSQRLFNVIGTFAANSEVDGYQMLVNIQDASRLMRYPAGNITGWRLWLDAPLKVDTLSQQKLPDGTKWQDWRERKGELFQAVRMEKNMMGLLLSLIVAVAAFNIITSLGLMVMEKQGEVAILQTQGLTPRQIMAVFMVQGASAGIIGALLGAVLGVLLASQLNNLMPIIGALLDGAALPVAIEPLQVVGIALAAMAIALLSTLYPSWRAAATQPAEALRYE
- the lolE gene encoding lipoprotein-releasing ABC transporter permease subunit LolE, whose product is MASPLSLLIGLRFSRGRRRGGMVSLISVISTIGIALGVAVLIVGLSAMNGFERELNNRILAVVPHGEIEPVNQPWTNWSDALAKVEKVPGIAAAAPYINFTGLVESGVNLRAIQVKGVNPAQEARLSALPNYVQNGAWANFKAGEQQIIMGKGVADALKVKQGDWVSIMIPNASADHKLQQPKRVRLHVTGILQLSGQLDHSFAMVPMEDARQYLDMGDSVTGIAIKVNDVFNANKLVRDAGLVTNNYVHIKSWIGTYGYMYRDIQMIRAIMYLAMVLVIGVACFNIVSTLVMAVKDKSGDIAVLRTLGAKDGLIRAIFVWYGLLAGLFGSLCGVVIGVVVSLQLTPIINGIEKLIGHQFLSGDIYFIDFLPSELHWLDVFYVLVTALLLSLLASWYPARRASRIDPARVLSGQ
- the lolD gene encoding lipoprotein-releasing ABC transporter ATP-binding protein LolD — protein: MNKILLQCDNLSKRYQEGTVQTDVLHNVSFSVGEGEMMAIVGSSGSGKSTLLHLLGGLDTPTEGDVIFSGQPMSKMSSAAKAELRNRELGFIYQFHHLLPDFTALENVAMPLLIGKKKPAEINARASDMLKAVGLGHRGNHRPSELSGGERQRVAIARALVNNPRLVLADEPTGNLDARNADSIFQLLGELNASQGTAFLVVTHDLQLAKRMGRQLEMRDGHLNAELTLMGAE
- the nagK gene encoding N-acetylglucosamine kinase — encoded protein: MYYGFDIGGTKIALGVFDKDLRLQWETRVPTPRESYDEFLTAIAALVAQADERFGVKGSVGIGIPGMPETDDGTLYAANVPAASGKPLRADLSALLERDVRLDNDANCFALSEAWDDEFRQYPLVMGLILGTGVGGGIVISGKPITGRSYITGEFGHIRLSVDALEVVGRDFPLTRCGCGQHGCIENYLSGRGFAWLYEHFYHQKLEAPQIITLWEQGDAQAREHVERYLDLLAVCLGNILTIVDPDLLVIGGGLSNFTAITERLSGRLPRHLLPVARVPRIERARHGDAGGMRGAAFLHLTD
- a CDS encoding acyltransferase family protein, whose protein sequence is MKQKALWINQIKGLCICLVVIYHSVITFYPHLIGLQHPLSGLLAKCWVYFNLYLAPFRMPVFFFISGYLIRRYIDEVDWRTSLDKRIWSIVWVLALWGVLQWQALTHLNAWLAPGRELATASNAAYADSLSGFVLGMITASTSLWYLYALVVYFTLCKLLSRWKLPVLGLLALASIAINFLPLPWWGMNSVVRNMIYYSLGAWYGAELMAWMKSVNLRRIWLATGAFAAVSVALWFANVPLLLSLLSIVLIMKLFYSLEQRYAVHPNNLLNVIGSNTIAIYTTHRILIEAFSLFLIGEMNAAYWPVWAELSLILIYPFVSLLICTLAGLGVRKISTALFGDVFFSPPSTQTLLPSTR